DNA sequence from the Nycticebus coucang isolate mNycCou1 chromosome 23, mNycCou1.pri, whole genome shotgun sequence genome:
gtctctttgctttggttattgtctccttagctgaacagaagcttttcagtttaatgaagtcccatttgtttatttttgttgttgttgcaattgccatggcagtcttcttcatgaagtcttcccccaggccaatatcttccagtgtttttcctatgctttctttgaggatttttattgtttcatgccttaaatttaagtcctttcccaacaccatttattgaatagggagtctttccccgaaggtaagttcttgtttggtttatcgaagattaggtggttgtaagatgttagtttcatttcttggtgttcaattcgattccaagtgtctatgtctctctttttgtgccagtaccatgctgtcttgaccactatggctttgtagtacagactaaactctggtatgctgatgcccccagctttatttttgttacagagaactgccttagctatacggggttttttccggttccatacaaaacgcagaatcattttttccaaatcttgaaagtacgatgtaggtactttgataggaatggcattgaataggtagattgctttgggaagtatagacattttaacaatgttgattcttcccatccatgagcatggtatgttcttccatttgttaatatcgtctgctatttcctttctgaggagttcatagttttctttatagaggtccttcacctccttcgttaggtatattcctaggtatttcattttctttgaaactatggtgaagggagttgtgtccttaattagcttctcatcttgactgttattggtgtacacaaaggctactgacttgtggacattgattttatatcctgaaacattactgtattttttgatgacttctaggagtcttgtggttgagtctttggggttctctaagtataagatcatgtcgtcagcaaagagggagagtttgacctcctctgctcccatttggattccctttatttccttgtcttgcctaattgtattggctagaacttccagcactatgttgaatagtaaaggtgacagaggacaaccttgtctggttccagttctaagaggaaaagctttgagttttactccattcagtaaaatattggctgtgggtttgtcatagatagcttcaatcagttttagaaatgtgccacctatgcctacactcttcagtgttctaattagaaaaggatgctggattttatcaaatgctttttctgcatctattgagaggatcatgtgatctttatttttgcctctgttaatatggtggataacgtttatggacttgcatatgttaaaccagccttgcatccctgggatgaagcctacttgatcatgatgaatgacttttttgatgataagctgtaatctattggctaggatcttgttgagaatttttccatctatattcatgagtgagattggtctgaaattctcctttttgtttgggtcttttcctggttttggtatcagggtgatgtttgcttcatagaatgtgttggggaagattccttcttcctcagttttttggaataatttctgcagtacaggaataagatcttccttgaaggtttgatagaattctggagtgaagccatctggaccagggcatattttagttggaagcttttttattgtttctttgatctcagtgcttgaaattggtctgttcaggaggtctatttcttcctggctaagtctagggagagggtgtgattccaaatattgatccatttccttcacattgtcaaatttctgggcatagagtttctggtagtattcagagatgatctcttgtatctctgtgggatcagttgttatttcccctttatcgtttctgattgaggttattagagattttacttttctatttctagttagtctggccaatggtttatctattttatttattttttctaaaaaccaactccttgtttcattaattttctgaatgattcttttgttttcaatttcattgatctctgatttgattttggatatttcttttcttctgctgagtttaggcttagattgttcttctttttccaattccataagatctcttgtgagattgttgatgtgctcttctttctgtttttcgaatgtaggcatctaaagcgatgaattttcctctcaaaactgcttttgcagtatcccacaggttttggtagcttgtgtcttcattgttgttatgctcaaggaagttaatgatttcctgttttatttcttcctgcacccatctgttattcaacagaagattgtttaatttctatgcctttgggtggggtcgagcatttttgttagagttgagttccacctttagtgccttatggtctgaaaagatacaaggtaaaatttcaattcttttgactctgttgatatttgttttgtgtcccaggtatgatcaattttggagaatgttccatggggtgatgacaagaatgcatattctttatctttgggatggagtgttctatatgcgtctatcaagcatagttgttctagggtctcatttaaatctcttatatctttgtttaatttctgtttagaggatctgtccagctctgtaagaggtgtgttaaagtcccctgttatgatggtattatcagttatcatattgctcagactgagtaaggtctgcttcaagaatctgggagcatttaaattgggtgcataaatatttagaattgaaatgtcttcttgttgtagttttcccttgaccaatataaagtgaccatctttgtcttttttgactttagttgctttaaatccacatgtatctgaaaataagattgcaactcctcttttcttctgaattccatttgcctgaaaaattgtcttccaacccttgacttggagctttaatttgtcttttgaagccaggtgtgtttcttgcagacagcaaatggatggcttgtgttttttaatccagtcagccaatctatgtctcttcagtggggaattcaagccattaacatttatggagataattgataagtgtggtagtattctattcgtcttatttggtgagagtccattgcttagttttatcttttgcatcagtgtggaggttaggttgtgtcctttgatttctgagttcttactttgctgctgatccattgtggtggtcagtgtgcagaacaggttgaagtatttactgtagagctggtcttgttgtggtgaatttcctcaatgtttgtatatccgtaaatgatttgatttctgtgtcaattttgaagcttagcttagcagggtacagaattctgggctgaaaattgttctgtttaagtagattaaaggtagatgaccattgtcttcttgcttggtaagtttcattagagaagtctgcggtcactctgatggatttgcccctgtaggtcaactggcgcttactcctggcagcttgcagaatcttttcttttgtcttgactttggacaggttcatcacaatgtgtctgggagaagctcggttagagttgaggcgacccggggtccgatatccctctgaaagcagtgtgtcagaatctttggtgatgtttgggaaattttcttttataatattctttagtatggcttccattcctctggggcattcttcttccccttctggaattcctataattcgtatgttggaacgcttcataaagtcccataattctgacagtgaacgttctgctttctctctcttcttttctgcctcttttactatgtgagttatctcaaaaactttgtcttctacctctgaaattctttcttctgcatggtctaacctgttgctgatactttccattgcatctttaagttccctgattgactgtttcatttccttcagctctgctatatcctttttatattcttcatatcgttcatctctgatttgattctgtttttggatttccttttggtgattttccactttattagcagtttccttcattgtttccatcatttctttcattgttttcaacatgtgtattctaaattccctttctgtcattcctaacatttctgtacaggtggaatcctctgcagtagctacctcatggtcccttggcggggttgttctggactggttcttcatgttgcctggagttttctgctgattcttcctcatgagtgatttcttttatctgtttccttgccctaattttcttttcacttcctcttgctctttaagttcttgtgcctgtgaactaagggttacaggaccagaagggtgagaaggttgaagagcaaaaaagggatgagagaaaggaggaccgagtgataagaaaaaaaagaaagatagagaaaggagaggtgatggggataaggaatattgacaaaaagaagagaggcacagaaagagggagacagggcaatataggtgtacagtagggtactttaacacaaccttaaaaaaccccaccttttgggggtgcccagttgggtggttcccttgaggtcagcagctctttgctaacctgatcagacacagtaccccacctccaccaagtagagaggaaagacaaaaatgctgtaaatcaaaccaaaacaagcaaacagaaaacttttacggggataatattgggtgaaaaaccatatgatagcggtagaaacactagcaaaaatgaagttgtagttattaaaaaaggcagcaatgggaaattataattaagctagaaaaattgagaaagaaaaagggatctgtatggaaaagattgaaattaaaaaacaaaagaacaacaacgtcaaaataaacaaacaaacaaaaaaaacaaccaaccaaaaagaaaaaaaaagaaaaaaatacacaaccaaatacaaagcagtttgtatttgttattgaatattgtctgggcaacacgtggtcttctgggttttgagatgttagtcacagttctgatacgactggaggctgttgatttctcaaaccccagcaggtagacaccctaattctctcttcagcccacttaaaaggcactttgaacttgtaaacttgctgagcagaagctttcccagctttctcgctggaatcactgctgaagtggctatcctcttacccagtgtgccaaaaccggtctcactctgcccctgagggttagggctgcaaggcggctcagaccccacccttaggctacttggttgctgggttaccagctcccacccatttctagctctgcgaccctgagggcggagcttgccggggcagatcactgacaatggttccgtgtgacccaccgccaaacactattagctccgtctggctcagcggctcagactgtggccctagacaatggccaaagttctccgcactcccgctcaggccttccccaaggcaattcaactcagtgccaagtccaaggacatcaaaacagttcacaggtaaggcctttctggtttgcagtctcgctgctactgaacttaaagttgtgggcgggtttagacggattgaacacacgcgaccacttgccggttttccactgttttagtcctcctcttggggtccagaagtctctcgctgactacctgtatcctcataggagtgatgataggcagttcccaccagccagagatgcctggagtcctatctccccagactcacggtgcccagatgcaaggaagctgttactcggctgccatcttgctccgcctccagaaaTCTTGTCTTCTTATTTGAAGACTTTTAACAGTAATTCTTAGACTGACCACATGGCAGACCATTTCTAGAAGAAAGTAGAATGTCACCTGGTGTGTGGTTTCCTGTGCCTGCCCCCACCCATGAGCCTGGCAAGCTCTGTGTCCCTCTGTTCACCCGCAGAGCCCATGGCTGCCCCGTGGCTGCCCCATCACAGCTCTTCTCTTTTATACCCTGCTTGATTTTCTTCCTTGGAAGCCTGAGATTTTgaatctccttccttcttctttctgccCTTGTCTTGCTtcgttttatttttctttttgcttcctccTCCTTTGCCAGGGTACATCTGTCCCTCTAGAGTTACGTCAGCACACCTGTCTTGACTGACCAAAAGGTCCTTGATCTCCCAGGCGTAGCTCCCATCACCAAGCTTGAAGATCTCATGGTCTGATCCCACAATGAACCTCTGGACATCGCAGTTGGCATTGAATAGACTTGCCTGCTGGAGGCTCGAAATGTCCTCTGTCTCCTTCTCACTAGGTTTTCCTGACACAGTGATGAACATCATGAGCATCTTCCCCTTCTTGGTTATTTTCAGTATGCTTTCAGGCTTGCCCGGGTCTAGCTTGGAGAAGTCCACAGGTGCAGGGGGCCTCTTGTGCTCTGGGAGGTCTCCTTTTTCAATGTCGTCTTCTTTAgctctggaggttgggaagtccaagatcaaggtgccagcagattctgtgtctggtgagggtccATTTCTCATAGGTGGCACCTTATTGCTGCATCCTGCATCCATGTAACTTGGGTGCCTAGCACACTAGAGGTGCCCAATGTTTATGGAGTGAATGAACAATGGCAGAAAGTCATGGTGACTCTGAAAGCAGGCAGAGGTAGTCCCTGGAAGGATGAGTTTGGAGGAGCTTCCCTCTAGTGAGGAGGCTGCAAGTTCTGGCCCCGCTCCTGGGGCTCCACGTCCAGTGCGTCCCTTCCTCTTTCCGCTACACCGCGCTGCCCTCTGAAGCCCACGGGGAAGAGATCAGACACAACAAAGGGCAGGGGAAGCCCTTGGAAAATGGGTCAAAGTCATGGGAACCAAGAAAACAGGCCCCCAGCAAATCACCCGGGGATGACATCCTGTGTCCTCCTCCTTTCAGCCCAGAAAGCAGGTCATCTTTTAGATTTGCTCCCTCGCTGGAGAGGAAGCAGGGAGTCCCAGGTCTGGCTGAGAGCTTACGTAAGGCCAATGGGCAGCTGTGCCCCGAGCTCCATGTGTGTGTGCAGAGCCCCTGGCCCGGGCAGGTCTCCCAGCCTCTCAGCCAACGAGCGTTGGGGAGGCCGGGGACCACAGGCCCTGCGCCTGCAGCGTCAGCCTATTTCTGATACTTTTTTTTGAAAGCCCTTTATTGCAAGCCTTAATTATCTATAGGActattctctttttctccttctaattatcttttttttttggagacagagtctcactatgtcaccctgggtagagggcagtggtgtcacagctcatagcaacctccaactcctgggcttaggcgattctcttacctcaacctccccagtagctgggattataggcgcctgccacgatgcctggctattttttttttttgttgttgttgttgttgttgcagttgtcgttgtttagctggcatgggcctgggtcaaacccgccagcctcggtatatgtggctggcgccataaccactgtgctacggctgCTGAGCCAGTCCTTCTAAGTATCTTATCTGTTCTTAGCCTTGTGGTTTCCCATTTAAATATTAAGATCAATTTGTTGTAGTTATACATTCATACACATATACCATCTAGAAACAAATCAATTTAGGGTTTTAGTAGGAATTGCATGTCATTCATAGATTTATCTAGAAAGATTTATTTAGAGAGCATTTAAATATGAGGAAACAGATAAGGTGAGAATGTTTGCTCAAATTTGTCCAACTCTGAGGCCCATACTCTTTCTCTGTGAACTTATGAGGGCCAATAATTCATGAGTGTAATTTTTGGGAGCACcaacaaaaatctaaaatttgtacAATGGGCACTCTAAAATATAAAGATTTGAATTTATATAACCTAAATTATGGTTAGGGACATAAATTACTGTAATTctgtttaaaattcaaatttatttttcctatgcctttttttttttttttttttttgagacagagacagagtctcaagctgtcaccctgggtagagtgctgtggcatcatagctcacagcaacctctaactattgggcttaagcaatcttcttgcctcagtttttctatttttggtagagatgggggtctcgcttttgctcaggctggtctcgaactcatgagctcaagcagtccacccgtcttggcctcccagagtgctgggattacaggcatgagccaccgcgccggcCTTTTTTGAGACGGGCTTGCTTCTTGTTCTCTTGCCCAGGGTGTAGtgtagtggtgtcacagctcactgcagctcagactcctgggcttaagggttccccctgccttagcctcctgaataacttgggactataggtgtgtattaccacacctggctaatttttttattttttttgtttcattg
Encoded proteins:
- the LOC128575842 gene encoding LRP chaperone MESD-like; translated protein: MDAGCSNKVPPMRNGPSPDTESAGTLILDFPTSRAKEDDIEKGDLPEHKRPPAPVDFSKLDPGKPESILKITKKGKMLMMFITVSGKPSEKETEDISSLQQASLFNANCDVQRFIVGSDHEIFKLGDGSYAWEIKDLLVSQDRCADVTLEGQMYPGKGGGSKKKNKTKQDKGRKKKEGDSKSQASKEENQAGYKREEL